A genomic segment from Sparus aurata chromosome 20, fSpaAur1.1, whole genome shotgun sequence encodes:
- the LOC115571276 gene encoding zinc finger protein 518A — protein MEEDLTLPHDSVKNCNISVKGDEKEKVKDFVYKHLREVTDGSLFNNAEESSIKEHGSSAKKDKLSFNKAHCKIQQGAVFSGKILSFGCSVCKDNSTYSPNDLLKHFRAAHKGTLPTYPCDLCGFVTNEFPALQRHRIEHRNTLVTCELCNDDVQYSLLLLTRHYIMCHSLNGQFNCDWCEFTTVDAGTFVQHIHHHNESHWKCSKCKHISLNEEDHQKHMKAHLGTFPFTCQICGYGAARNEYLKKHMAAVHKEEAERRNVRKAMEDSGTSSNSSASATLKLLLKKSSEAQDGQRISKLNCLSGSLPNQNGRLIKPEISFEEVHHVVDGTAAKKDKNWSKGSHNTEQLMPVMLQECDSSPSSDGASQTNPNGLTVLMVKNKISLPPNCTTKVMGFKMVDGKKHLVLKVIPAAKQDSPAQNHYSVEDLGSSAVSPRSESCIQMDEDDIMAVKVKTEEEETSVCNLDSSPHRDDFGGETNPLVNRASTCTDTLCPRTNEFDNVGDQSHPSQITCSERGKFDSNSVAATFNSDATNLSGPKIINTSTVCAGKVTGLSSPPKVAQETLLSIQISKKTVENCGAADELSMLDGAAEKLIDEHKLDCSSNTLGNDNQSSQSTLEKDSPDGVRTEQKHENGHQKPLTNPVPSSESSPPTSGSKICTQSSPNQEVFTFHNYSKETFSTSPNTAHNFDHMYEHSTYKGSIGESSQFSLTLAESPEPFTESNNGDVFTQEKNREGLMKIPDMSDDIEVNECITDDLPTEDEHPESVLKDFNIIKIEEESIPISKRQPEVKGSSTSLGSFVEEHSDAIITQQLNKERVGSSSANNDSLKQTKTTLRILQLPEGKQPMLLRTTENRFAMPVQVKATPGFKLITNTSSPQINVSYMKPGLERSSNPSSVPFTPKSRTGVSTPKTGAAEKATTLLSAVQPGVGTSSNHYLINSPGFKGPVLFSSTPHNTPTDKTAKTQPTCYLVQRSVPFVQTPSTPGLRLASTQLPLNSRPVLAMPVSSADKPSALQTGRQAFLLRYISPPKSGLLLNNQDAKAGTQCSQTNETTGNKVIFKIVTPSGSLLTSGAPTSSSQPLFLATRPQTQCFLVSSNKTNANTSNGVKKLITIQNTTQKDVKESCLSPSQMNVKVPSCEAEKPRLGLAPRPIRPPSQRKRRRKPLFDELPSTVNKARRLTNKVLTEKETTVLWKPVAKEVERTLRLAPFSSLQQVKCPRRYHPVVVLNHPDADIPEVVNIMKVVNRYKGAVTKVSLSEKTVQALSELGAPGKNYLTKGALSHGDDPRPRPVQSSVRERFLLKLKLRKKSKKKYEVVENTSDCRQEPVVFDCWFCGRLFRNQEDWIGHGQRHLMEATRDWNKLF, from the coding sequence ATGGAAGAAGACCTCACATTACCTCATGATTCTGTCAAAAACTGCAACATATCAGTAAAAGgggatgaaaaagaaaaggtaaaagaCTTTGTATATAAGCATTTAAGAGAAGTGACAGATGGCTCACTCTTCAATAATGCAGAAGAATCTTCCATTAAGGAACATGGGAGTTCAGCCAAGAAAGATAAACTCTCTTTCAATAAAGCCCATTGTAAAATTCAGCAAGGGGCTGTTTTCTCTGGAAAGATTCTGAGCTTTGGATGCTCAGTGTGTAAAGACAATTCCACATATAGCCCCAATGATCTCCTCAAACATTTTCGAGCAGCCCATAAAGGAACCCTTCCTACATACCCTTGTGACCTGTGTGGTTTTGTCACAAATGAGTTTCCTGCTCTTCAACGCCATCGGATTGAGCACAGGAATACTTTAGTTACATGTGAGCTCTGCAATGATGATGTTCAGTACTCCCTGCTTTTGCTCACCAGACACTACATCATGTGTCACAGTCTAAATGGACAGTTTAATTGTGACTGGTGTGAATTTACAACTGTGGATGCAGGTACATTTGTACAGCACATCCATCACCATAATGAGAGTCACTGGAAATGTTCAAAATGCAAACATATCAGCTTGAACGAAGAAGATCACCAGAAGCATATGAAAGCTCATTTGGGTACATTTCCCTTCACATGTCAGATCTGTGGATATGGTGCGGCAAGAAATGAGtaccttaaaaaacacatgGCAGCTGTTCACAAAGAGGAGGCTGAGAGAAGGAATGTACGAAAGGCTATGGAAGACAGCGGCACTTCATCAAAttcatctgcatctgcaacattaAAACTTTTGCTAAAAAAGAGTTCCGAAGCACAGGACGGTCAGAGGATATCAAAACTGAACTGTCTCTCTGGGAGTTTACCAAACCAAAATGGCAGGCTAATCAAACCAGAGATATCCTTTGAGGAGGTCCATCATGTTGTGGATGGAACTGcagcaaaaaaagacaaaaactggAGCAAAGGCTCTCACAACACAGAGCAGCTGATGCCAGTAATGTTACAGGAGTGTGACAGCTCTCCAAGTTCTGATGGTGCAAGTCAGACCAATCCTAATGGACTGACTGTTCTGATGGTTAAGAACAAAATCTCTCTTCCCCCCAACTGTACTACCAAAGTGATGGGATTCAAAATGGTTGATGGCAAAAAACATTTAGTTCTCAAAGTGATACCAGCAGCAAAGCAAGACTCACCTGCTCAGAACCATTACTCTGTTGAAGATCTGGGCTCCTCAGCTGTTTCACCAAGAAGTGAATCGTGCATACAGATGGATGAAGACGATATTATGGCAGTAAAAGTGAAGACTGAGGAGGAAGAAACCTCTGTCTGTAACCTTGACTCTAGCCCACATAGAGATGATTTTGGGGGTGAAACTAATCCATTAGTTAATAGGGCTTCAACTTGTACAGATACATTATGTCCCAGGACAAATGAGTTTGATAATGTGGGCGACCAAAGTCACCCAAGTCAAATTACCTGCTCAGAGAGAGGCAAGTTTGATAGTAACTCAGTCGCTGCAACATTTAATTCTGATGCAACAAACCTAAGTGGTCCTAAAATCATTAATACTTCAACAGTGTGTGCTGGTAAGGTGACTGGTTTGTCTTCACCTCCAAAAGTAGCTCAGGAAACATTACTTTCCatacaaatctcaaaaaagactGTCGAAAATTGTGGGGCTGCAGATGAGTTATCCATGCTTGATGGAGCAGCAGAAAAACTCATTGATGAACACAAACTGGACTGCTCTTCCAACACCCTAGGCAATGATAATCAGTCTTCTCAGAGTACACTAGAAAAGGACAGCCCTGATGGGGTTAGAACTgagcaaaaacatgaaaatggcCACCAAAAGCCTTTGACAAATCCAGTACCATCATCAGAGTCATCCCCACCCACTTCTGGCTCAAAAATCTGCACTCAAAGTTCACCAAACCAAGAAGTATTTACTTTTCACAATTATTCCAAGGAAACATTCAGCACTTCACCTAACACGGCACATAACTTTGACCACATGTATGAACATTCAACATACAAAGGAAGTATTGGCGAATCATCACAGTTTAGCTTGACATTAGCGGAGTCTCCAGAACCATTCACAGAAAGTAACAATGGAGATGTGTTTACTCAAGAAAAGAATCGAGAAGGCCTCATGAAAATTCCAGATATGTCAGATGATATTGAGGTTAATGAGTGCATAACTGATGATCTTCCCACTGAGGATGAACATCCTGAGTCAGTGCTCAAAGACTTTAATATTATCAAAATTGAGGAAGAGAGTATTCCAATATCCAAAAGGCAGCCAGAAGTGAAGGGTAGTTCAACCTCTTTGGGGAGTTTTGTTGAGGAACATTCAGATGCAATCATTACCCAACAACTGAACAAAGAAAGGGTTGGATCTTCAAGCGCAAACAACGattctttaaaacaaacaaaaaccactCTGCGAATTCTTCAATTGCCAGAGGGTAAGCAGCCTATGCTCCTGAGGACCACTGAGAATCGATTTGCCATGCCAGTGCAGGTCAAGGCCACTCCAGGTTTCAAACTGATAACCAACACTTCGAGTCCTCAGATCAATGTTTCTTACATGAAGCCAGGGTTAGAAAGATCAAGTAACCCTAGTAGTGTACCCTTTACTCCAAAAAGCAGGACAGGTGTCTCAACACCAAAGACAGGAGCTGCTGAAAAAGCGACAACACTCCTCTCTGCTGTTCAACCCGGTGTTGGCACCAGCTCAAATCACTACCTTATCAACAGCCCAGGTTTTAAGGGTCCTGTGCTATTTTCAAGCACACCACATAATACGCCTACGGACAAAACAGCAAAGACCCAGCCAACTTGTTACTTAGTACAGAGGTCTGTTCCTTTTGTACAGACCCCCAGTACTCCTGGTCTCCGACTGGCAAGTACACAACTACCACTGAACTCACGGCCAGTTCTGGCCATGCCTGTGAGCTCTGCAGACAAACCCAGCGCTCTGCAGACTGGTAGGCAGGCATTCTTGCTACGATACATTTCTCCACCCAAATCAGGCCTACTATTGAACAACCAGGATGCAAAGGCTGGCACTCAGTGTAGCCAAACCAATGAAACTACTGGAAACAAGGTCATATTTAAAATTGTCACTCCTTCCGGTAGCCTTCTCACAAGTGGAGCTCCCACCTCCAGCAGTCAACCTTTGTTTTTGGCCACCAGACCTCAGACCCAGTGTTTTCTGGTGTCATCAAACAAAACTAATGCAAATACCTCCAATGGAGTAAAGAAATTGATCACCATACAAAATACCACGCAAAAAGATGTCAAGGAATCTTGCTTGTCACCCTCTCAGATGAATGTAAAGGTACCATCATGTGAAGCTGAGAAACCTAGGCTAGGATTGGCCCCAAGGCCAATTCGGCCTCCAAGCCAAAGGAAAAGGCGCAGGAAACCATTATTTGATGAGCTTCCGTCAACAGTGAATAAAGCTCGAAGACTCACAAATAAAGTACTGACTGAGAAAGAGACTACTGTGTTATGGAAGCCTGTAGCCAAAGAAGTTGAAAGGACATTGAGACTTGCCCCATTCAGTTCTCTACAGCAGGTCAAATGCCCTCGTAGATACCATCCTGTTGTGGTGCTCAATCATCCAGATGCTGACATTCCTGAAGTTGTCAATATCATGAAAGTAGTTAACAGGTACAAAGGTGCTGTTACCAAGGTCTCTCTGTCTGAGAAAACAGTCCAAGCACTCTCTGAGCTTGGTGCTCCAGGGAAGAATTACTTGACCAAAGGTGCATTGTCTCATGGCGATGATCCAAGACCTCGGCCAGTTCAGAGTTCTGTCCGAGAGCGATTCCTTCTGAAACTgaagttgagaaaaaaaagcaaaaaaaagtacGAAGTAGTGGAAAATACATCAGATTGTAGACAAGAACCTGTAGTGTTTGACTGCTGGTTTTGTGGTCGGCTCTTCAGGAACCAAGAAGATTGGATTGGTCACGGCCAGAGGCACCTCATGGAGGCAACTAGAGATTGGAATAAACTGTTCTAA